AATTAGCCAGCCTGTTCATGGCCCGATTACCGAAATTCTGTTTGGTGGAAACGTGCACGATTCTGTTTACGAGGAGATGATGAAGTCAATATCTTCTCATTGTCAACAAAACGATATACGAATTGTAAGATTCTGATTCGTTGAAAATATTTCAACGCCAATCGTTTTTAATATTTCAATCCTCCGCATTCACCGGTTCGGCGTGGACGATGATTCGTGAGGTTTCGGGAAGGGCCTTGTAGATCAGGCCTTCGAGGCGGCTGGTGAGGGTGTGGGCGTTGGCGAGCACGGTGTTGTCGTCGAAGCTGCAATGCAGGGCGATGCAGAGTTTGTTGTGCTCCGAGACGTGGATATTCATGGCGTGAACGTCATGGATGCCGGGGATGGTTGCGGCTTCCTGCCGGATGATGGCGGTGATTCGCGCTTCGTTGCCGGGATCGATTGGCCGGGCGTAGCGTTCGTCGTTGTTGAGCGGGTCGAGGTGAATGCAGAGATCGATCTCTTCGTTGAATTCGCGGTGCAGCTCATCTTCAAGCTCCGTCACGGCGTCGTGCGCTTCGCGGATTGTCAGGCGGCTGTCAACCTCGACGTCGAAGGTGATCTGCTTGTGGTCTCCGGAAAGCGAGGTGACGATGTTGTGGGCGTGCAGGCCATGGTTTATGCCGATGGCGTGAATCCGCTCGGTGACGCTTTCGCTGTCGAGCACCACCGGGCGTGCGTTGACCGTGATGTCGCTGTCGGGAAGCTCCGCTTTCAGCCGCGCTTCGACTCCGGTGCAAATTGCCTGAACCTTCTCCTGCGGCAGCGTGCGGCTGACCGAAATGGTGAGGTCAATGAAGACAAACGGTCCGGCAGGCTTGATCCTCATTTTGTGGATGCTGATGACACCCGGCGCGTTTATGACGATCTCTTCGATCTGTTCGGAGAGTCCATCCGGCGCGGCGTCCACCAGCACATCGAAGGTTTTGCGTCCCAGCTCCCACGCGGCTCGCGCGACAAGCACCGCGACGCCGATACCCGCCACGGCGTCCGCCCAGTGAATGCCGAGCGCGACGAATCCCAGTCCGGCGAGCACCACTGCCGAAGAGACGATGTCAGAGGCGAAGTGCAGCGCATCGGCTTCGAGCGCCTGGCTTTTGGTCTCTTTGGCCACCTTTTTCAGGGCGCGCGCTCTCGAAATATCGACCACTATCGAGATGACGATGACCGCGATGGCGTACCAGGTGACCTCGATCTCCGTTGTGCCGGAGATGAGGCGCGACACGGCTTCATAGACGATCCAGATGGAAGTGAGCAGCAACAGGCCGGTTTCGATGAGGGCGCTGACGCTTTCGATTTTGGTGTGGCCGTAGTGGTGCTTCTCGTCTGCGGGTTTGTCGCTGACTCTGACCGCGAACCAGGTGAGCGCCGCCGCGCCGAAATCCATCGCCGAGTGAGCGGCTTCGGAAAGAATGCCGATGCTGCCGGTCATGAGGCCGACCACGAGTTTCATGACGGTCAACAGCAGACTCGCCACAACCGAACTGAGGGCGACCTGCTGCTTTTTCTCTTCGTGGCTGCTCATCGGGTTAACGGGTAGCGATCTGGCTGATGGTGAATGTTGCAAGTTGACCGAACATAACGATTTGCCGGAGAACAGCCATGAGCGTTTCTGTCAAATCTGACTGGTGTCAACTCAATACCAAACAACCTTACGCATTCCCCGTCATTGCGAGGCACCCGTATCCGGCCCGATACCGCACACGAACCTTGAACAGCGTGTATCTGCTCAGGAAAAAAGCGGAAACAACATTGACAAAGAAATTGGGCTAAAGCCCTGATTTTGCTATTTCATCAACCCCGGACTGAAGTCCGGGGCAATTGCTGAGGAACATAAGCAGCTCGCTCATGGACTTGACAATCCAATTGTACTCAGGCGGGCTTTAGCCCGTCGGACATTCAGCTCTCTTACATTCATATTGCCCCGGCTTTCAAGCCGGGGAGAGCCAGTCAGTAAAATCCCTGGGCTTCAGCCCAAGCTCTTGCGGC
This genomic window from Chlorobaculum limnaeum contains:
- a CDS encoding cation diffusion facilitator family transporter; the encoded protein is MSSHEEKKQQVALSSVVASLLLTVMKLVVGLMTGSIGILSEAAHSAMDFGAAALTWFAVRVSDKPADEKHHYGHTKIESVSALIETGLLLLTSIWIVYEAVSRLISGTTEIEVTWYAIAVIVISIVVDISRARALKKVAKETKSQALEADALHFASDIVSSAVVLAGLGFVALGIHWADAVAGIGVAVLVARAAWELGRKTFDVLVDAAPDGLSEQIEEIVINAPGVISIHKMRIKPAGPFVFIDLTISVSRTLPQEKVQAICTGVEARLKAELPDSDITVNARPVVLDSESVTERIHAIGINHGLHAHNIVTSLSGDHKQITFDVEVDSRLTIREAHDAVTELEDELHREFNEEIDLCIHLDPLNNDERYARPIDPGNEARITAIIRQEAATIPGIHDVHAMNIHVSEHNKLCIALHCSFDDNTVLANAHTLTSRLEGLIYKALPETSRIIVHAEPVNAED